In Pseudobdellovibrio exovorus JSS, the genomic stretch TCCTAAAAAAAATCTGGCGTCCGCTTTTGGCTTTTTCTCTTATTTTCGTTCTTATAAAAAAGGGACCATTCAGTCTTGAACAGCTGACTTTTGTTTTAACCAATCCGTTTATTTTAGCGTTGGGGCTTATTATCTTTTTAGGGCAACAATTACTATTTGCTGCCCGTTGGAATCTATTTGTTAATCTGATTGCTCCTTTAACGGCCTTTAAAGCTTTGCAATTAAACTTAATCGGAAGCTTTTTTAATTACTTCATACCGGGTGGTGTCGGCGGCGATATCGTGAAAGCTCTTGAGCTTTCAAAAACAAAGGCCATGACTCGCTCTGAGGCATTATCGACAGTCCTCTCGGACCGCGTGTTCGGACTTTTTGCCATGATCACTTTCACATTCCTGTTTCTTTCATGGGACTACTATCTACAACGTGAAGCTTATCTAGTAAAATTCTTACTTCTTAGCATTGCACTATTAGCTGGAATTATCTCTGCTCTTTTGTTTTTACCCATGGTGCTCACGCAGGTTTCGCGTTTTCTTTCAACCAAAGACTCTGCCATTTTAGTAAAATTAGAAAAACTAGTTTCTAGCCTACACTTCACATTTGTCACGTTCCGCAAAACTAAACTACAAGCGAAAAGCTTCGTTCTGAGTTTTGTAGGACAGCTAATTGGAATCTTCTTCATGTATAAGGTGGTCGAAGCCTTAGGTGTAACGCCACCCTCATTCCTTGTGTTCTTCGCTCTTTGCTGCTTTTGTTTTGTGGCTTCAGCTATACCGATTTTTCCAGCGGGGATCGGCGTCGGCCAAGCTGCGATCTATATTATGTTTCAAAATATCAGCGACGAAATCGCACAAGCCGCAATCACTGCTATTACGACCTTACAGATTTTTAATTTATTTTACGCCCTTATAGGAGGGGCCATTTTTTCTTTCAGACCAAAGATGAAAGAGGAGATAAAAAATCACGCTTATGAAAAAACGTAGTACGATCAAAACCTTCAACGTTCACGGTTCCGACTCCACCCAAGCATGGGAATTTTCGCATCACCTTGTCCCCCCAATGACCGCTTCTACCACCTTCCGACTCAAGTCTCTTAAACGTGGGGCAGACGGTTTCCAACTCTTTGCCAACCCTAAGCAACTGAAGAAAAATAAAACTGATCCTATTTGGATTTACGATCGCCTTGAAGAGCCTTCATCGAAAATGCTCGAAGAACAATTGGCTAATATGGAAAATGGCGAAGCTGCTATTAGTTTTTCTAGTGGCATGGGTGCTATCTCGGCAGCTCTTTTAGCTTTCTTGAAAAGTGGTGATCATGTTATCTCTCACAAAACACTTTATGGCTGTACTTATAGTTTAATCACATCGTGGCTTCCACGCTTTGGAATTGAACATCAGTTAATTAATATCAATGATCTAACAGCCTCTGATTTACGTAATCCTAAATTAAAAATTTTATATTTCGAGTCTGTCTCGAACCCTTCGCTCGAAATTGTCGACATCAAAAAAATCAGCAAATTAGTTAAAGCCGAAAACAAAAACCGCAAAGAACAAGATCGCATTAAAATCGTAGTCGATAATACTTTTGCAACACCATGGGGAATGCGCCCACTAGAACATGGCGCTGACCTTGTTATTCAAAGTTTAACAAAAAATATCGCCGGCTTTGGAACAGAAATGGGCGGTGCCATCGTTACTTATCAAAAGCACCTTAGCCAGTTGCTTTTAATTCGCAAAGATATTGGTGCGATCATGCATCCTCACTCGGCATGGAATATCATGGTCTATGGTATCCCCTCGCAAGTACTGCGCTTTGAAGCCCAACAAAAGAATGCTTTAAAAGTAGCCCAGTATCTTGAAAAGCATCCGCGCGTCGAAAAAGTCTTCTATCCAGGCCTTTCTTCATTTCCTCAGTACAAACTGGCGAAATCACTTTTAAGATCCCCAGCTGGAGACTTTGCCCCAGGACAAATGCTGACCTTTACACTGAAGGGCTCAAATAAAACCACAGAAAAGTTCATCAATCATATCGCGACTAAAAGCTACTCGATCACATTGGCCGTCAGTCTTGGGCTTATTAAAACGCTCATTGAAGTACCCGGCCTTATGACTCACGCCGCCGTCCCAAAAGAGCAGCAAGAGAAGTCAGGGATTCCAGCAAAACTCATTCGTATGAGTATTGGCATTGAAGATACAGAAGATATCATTCAAGATTTAGAGAAAGCTTTTAAAGTCATTTAGAAATTGAAAGGGTCCTTTCATGACATTGTTAACGAAACAACTGATTAATCTGATCAGACTATTACACTCTGACACTGGACAAAATCAGATTGCCGCTGGTTTGGCTTTCGGAATATTTCTTGGGTTTGCTCCGTTTATTTCACTGCAAACCTTTTTAGTCTTATTCATCACTTTTGTTTTCCGCGTGCAACTAGGAGCTGTCTTCATTTCAGCTTTCTTCTTCAAATTCATAGCCTACTTATTAGATCCTGTGGCGGATCCCATTGGAAGAGCTCTGCTTGAGCATGAAGCCCTACGTCCCCTATGGACATGGATGTACAATGTACCTCTGCTCCCAATGACTCGTTTTAACAACTCGATTGTGATGGGCTCTTTTATTATCTCGATTATTCTTTGCCCGATCCTATTTTTTGTCTTCAAACAACTGGTGATCAAGTATCAGGTCACATTGGTACACAGACTCGAAAAGACAAAAGCGTGGAAGTTCTTCAGCGCCACTCGCTTTTATATCTGGTACAAAAAATATAACGACCTGTACGGAGCCTAATCATGAGCAAAACAACTACAACTCCTCCTGTAAAAAAAGTCAAAAAACAGGGCCCAATCCGTTGGAATGCCATTATACCTTTTGCCATCCTAATGGTATTAACTTACCTCTACTTCACTTTGTTCTTTGATCTTCATATGAAGAAAGCCATTGAATGGACTGGTTACCAAGCTCTCGGAGCTGAAGTAAATGTCGGTCAGTTCAAAAGCTCTTTCTTCAAGGGCCATGTTCAAATTTCTAAATTAGAGCTGACGAATAAAGAAAAGCCAGATTACAACTCAATTGAATTTGCCGACATTCGTTTTGACCTGAACTGGGATGCTTTATTGCGTGTAAAATTTGTCATCGAAGAAATCGCAGTTGAAGGCATTCAGTTGATGTCTAAACGTGCGTATCGCGGGAAAGTGGCTCCACCTAAACCACCATCAAACGAACCCGGCTTTGTGGACCAACTACAAAGTAAAGCCCTCAATAAACTCGACAAAGACAACCCCAATAACATTTTGGGAGATGTAGCTCAGTTCCTACAATCAGGTAACTTCGATGCTCAAATCCAAAATCTAGAAGGCCAACTGGCATCTAAACGTCTGATCGAGCAAATGAATCAGAAGTGGACAGCTAAGCGCACTGATTGGGACGCTCAGATCAAAACACTTCCCACGTCAGAAGATCTAAAAAATCTGAATACGCGCTTTAACAGCATCAAATACAAAGACTTTCAAAATCTTCAAGAGTTAGACGCTTCCATCAAAGAAGCCGACTCTTTAATTAAAGAAATT encodes the following:
- a CDS encoding trans-sulfuration enzyme family protein, with the translated sequence MKKRSTIKTFNVHGSDSTQAWEFSHHLVPPMTASTTFRLKSLKRGADGFQLFANPKQLKKNKTDPIWIYDRLEEPSSKMLEEQLANMENGEAAISFSSGMGAISAALLAFLKSGDHVISHKTLYGCTYSLITSWLPRFGIEHQLININDLTASDLRNPKLKILYFESVSNPSLEIVDIKKISKLVKAENKNRKEQDRIKIVVDNTFATPWGMRPLEHGADLVIQSLTKNIAGFGTEMGGAIVTYQKHLSQLLLIRKDIGAIMHPHSAWNIMVYGIPSQVLRFEAQQKNALKVAQYLEKHPRVEKVFYPGLSSFPQYKLAKSLLRSPAGDFAPGQMLTFTLKGSNKTTEKFINHIATKSYSITLAVSLGLIKTLIEVPGLMTHAAVPKEQQEKSGIPAKLIRMSIGIEDTEDIIQDLEKAFKVI
- a CDS encoding lysylphosphatidylglycerol synthase transmembrane domain-containing protein, which encodes MNFLKKIWRPLLAFSLIFVLIKKGPFSLEQLTFVLTNPFILALGLIIFLGQQLLFAARWNLFVNLIAPLTAFKALQLNLIGSFFNYFIPGGVGGDIVKALELSKTKAMTRSEALSTVLSDRVFGLFAMITFTFLFLSWDYYLQREAYLVKFLLLSIALLAGIISALLFLPMVLTQVSRFLSTKDSAILVKLEKLVSSLHFTFVTFRKTKLQAKSFVLSFVGQLIGIFFMYKVVEALGVTPPSFLVFFALCCFCFVASAIPIFPAGIGVGQAAIYIMFQNISDEIAQAAITAITTLQIFNLFYALIGGAIFSFRPKMKEEIKNHAYEKT
- a CDS encoding TIGR03546 family protein, which gives rise to MTLLTKQLINLIRLLHSDTGQNQIAAGLAFGIFLGFAPFISLQTFLVLFITFVFRVQLGAVFISAFFFKFIAYLLDPVADPIGRALLEHEALRPLWTWMYNVPLLPMTRFNNSIVMGSFIISIILCPILFFVFKQLVIKYQVTLVHRLEKTKAWKFFSATRFYIWYKKYNDLYGA